From Drosophila nasuta strain 15112-1781.00 chromosome X, ASM2355853v1, whole genome shotgun sequence, one genomic window encodes:
- the LOC132795148 gene encoding double-stranded RNA-specific editase Adar isoform X5 translates to MLNSANNNFVQHTVTVSTEGNMNGYNRKSPQKRRYDMPKYAVPPKKKAGKERVPQPKNTVAMLNELRHGLIYKLESQTGPVHAPLFTISVEVDGQKYMGQGRSKKVARIEAAATALRSFIQFKDGAVLSPLKPAGNLDFTSDEHLENDANKNTIAVDGQKKVPDKGPVMLLYELFNDVNFECMNIDGAQNNCRFKMTVTINDKKFDGTGPSKKLAKNAAAKAALASLCNISYSPMMAPQKNAPLPIDDKSSSMELPQIHADTIGRLVLEKFMEVIKGQEAYSRRKVLAGIVMTENMNFCEAKVISVSTGTKCVSGEHMSVNGAVLNDSHAEIVSRRCLLKYLYAQLDLQCNQATAYQSIFVRNTDGQYPYKLKSGVHFHLYINTAPCGDARIFSPHENDTGVDKHPNRKARGQLRTKIESGEGTIPVKSSDGIQTWDGVLQGQRLLTMSCSDKIARWNIVGIQGSLLSSIIEPVYLHSIVLGSLLHPEHMYRAVCGRIEKSIQGLPPPYHLNKPRLALVTSAEPRNQAKAPNFGINWTIGDTELEVVNSLTGRTIGGQVSRITKQAFFEKFGFLMKNLPGMPTRKVNKDYGETKADVKDYQTAKQELFSAFKREDLGSWLKKPIEQDQFGLVE, encoded by the exons ATGCTAAACAGCGCCAATAACAATTTTGTGCAGCAT ACTGTGACTGTATCAACGGAGGGAAACATGAACGGGTATAATCGAAAATCGCCCCAAAAACGGCGTTATGATATGCCAAAATATGCCG TGCCACCGAAGAAGAAAGCTGGAAAAGAACGTGTACCACAACCAAAAAATACCGTTGCGATGCTAAATGAATTGCGTCATGGACTGATATACAAATTAGAGTCACAGACTGGTCCGGTGCACGCACCGTTATTTACGATCTCCGTGGAG GTGGATGGACAAAAGTATATGGGCCAAGGGCGAAGTAAAAAGGTGGCTCGTATTGAAGCAGCCGCTACAGCGTTACGAAGCTTCATACAGTTTAAAGACGGAGCAGTCTTGTCGCCCCTGAAGCCTGCAGGCAACTTGGACTTTACGAGTGACGAACATCTTGAAAATG aTGCTAATAAAAATACCATTGCCGTGGATGGGCAGAAGAAAGTACCAGATAAAGGACCTGTTATGCTGCTGTATGAACTTTTTAACGATGTTAATTTTGAATGCATGAATATAGACGGTGCTCAAAATAACTGTAGATTTAAAATGACTGTCACTATCAATGACAAAAAATTTGATGGCACAG GCCCATCCAAAAAGCTGGCAAAAAATGCGGCAGCTAAGGCCGCTCTTGCATCATTGTGTAACATCTCCTATAGCCCAATGATGGCACCACAAAAGAATGCACCTTTGCCAATAGATGACAAATCATCTTCAATGGAATTGCCGCAAATACACGCAGATACCATTGGACGGTTGGTACTGGAAAAATTTATGGAGGTTATTAAAGGGCAAGAAGCGTACTCACGCAGAAAGGTTCTAGCTGGAATAGTTATGACAGAGAATATGAATTTTTGCGAAGCCAAG gtTATTTCAGTTTCGACGGGTACAAAATGTGTAAGCGGTGAGCATATGAGCGTAAATGGGGCTGTTCTAAATGACTCGCATGCTGAAATAGTATCCAGGCGTTGCCTTCTAAAGTATTTGTATGCTCAACTTGATCTACAGTGTAATCAGg CAACAGCATATCAGTCGATTTTCGTGAGGAATACAGACGGGCAATACCCCTATAAACTAAAATCCGGGGTACATTTccatttgtatataaatacagCACCATGTGGGGATGCACGGATATTTAGTCCTCACGAAAACGACACTGGTGTTGATAAGCATCCAAATAG AAAAGCACGTGGACAACTTCGTACAAAAATTGAATCGGGTGAAGGCACCATACCAGTTAAGAGCAGCGATGGCATTCAAACATGGGACGGTGTATTACAA GGTCAACGTTTGCTTACAATGTCGTGTTCGGATAAAATCGCACGTTGGAATATTGTGGGTATCCAAGGATCGCTTCTGTCTTCCATTATTGAACCTGTATACCTGCATTCCATCGTATTGGGTAGTCTTCTGCATCCAGAGCATATGTACCGAGCTGTTTGTGGACGTATTGAAAAATCCATACAGGGACTTCCACCACCTTACCACTTAAACAAGCCACGTCTCGCATTAGTAACTTCTGCCGAACCTCGAAATCAAGCTAAAGCACCGAACTTCGGTATTAATTGGACAATTGGTGATACTGAATTAGAGGTGGTTAATTCACTGACTGGCCGAACAATCGGTGGCCAAGTGTCAAGAATTACAAAACAAGCTTTTTTTGAGAAATTTGgctttttaatgaaaaatttgcCAGGTATGCCTACTCGAAAAGTTAACAAAGATTATGGAGAGACAAAGGCAGATGTAAAGGACTACCAG ACAGCGAAGCAAGAGCTCTTTTCTGCGTTTAAACGAGAGGATCTTGGCAGCTGGCTAAAAAAACCAATTGAGCAAGACCAATTTGGGCTTGTCGAATGA
- the LOC132795148 gene encoding double-stranded RNA-specific editase Adar isoform X3, giving the protein MLNSANNNFVQHTVTVSTEGNMNGYNRKSPQKRRYDMPKYAVPPKKKAGKERVPQPKNTVAMLNELRHGLIYKLESQTGPVHAPLFTISVEVDGQKYMGQGRSKKVARIEAAATALRSFIQFKDGAVLSPLKPAGNLDFTSDEHLENGIENVSNEQLVELIQTLMLPEMNSNLTSLEQPTLRPQIFCMSHNANKNTIAVDGQKKVPDKGPVMLLYELFNDVNFECMNIDGAQNNCRFKMTVTINDKKFDGTGPSKKLAKNAAAKAALASLCNISYSPMMAPQKNAPLPIDDKSSSMELPQIHADTIGRLVLEKFMEVIKGQEAYSRRKVLAGIVMTENMNFCEAKVISVSTGTKCVSGEHMSVNGAVLNDSHAEIVSRRCLLKYLYAQLDLQCNQATAYQSIFVRNTDGQYPYKLKSGVHFHLYINTAPCGDARIFSPHENDTGVDKHPNRKARGQLRTKIESGEGTIPVKSSDGIQTWDGVLQGQRLLTMSCSDKIARWNIVGIQGSLLSSIIEPVYLHSIVLGSLLHPEHMYRAVCGRIEKSIQGLPPPYHLNKPRLALVTSAEPRNQAKAPNFGINWTIGDTELEVVNSLTGRTIGGQVSRITKQAFFEKFGFLMKNLPGMPTRKVNKDYGETKADVKDYQTAKQELFSAFKREDLGSWLKKPIEQDQFGLVE; this is encoded by the exons ATGCTAAACAGCGCCAATAACAATTTTGTGCAGCAT ACTGTGACTGTATCAACGGAGGGAAACATGAACGGGTATAATCGAAAATCGCCCCAAAAACGGCGTTATGATATGCCAAAATATGCCG TGCCACCGAAGAAGAAAGCTGGAAAAGAACGTGTACCACAACCAAAAAATACCGTTGCGATGCTAAATGAATTGCGTCATGGACTGATATACAAATTAGAGTCACAGACTGGTCCGGTGCACGCACCGTTATTTACGATCTCCGTGGAG GTGGATGGACAAAAGTATATGGGCCAAGGGCGAAGTAAAAAGGTGGCTCGTATTGAAGCAGCCGCTACAGCGTTACGAAGCTTCATACAGTTTAAAGACGGAGCAGTCTTGTCGCCCCTGAAGCCTGCAGGCAACTTGGACTTTACGAGTGACGAACATCTTGAAAATGGTATTGAAAACGTGTCCAATGAACAATTAGTTGAACTGATTCAGACGTTGATGTTGCCTGAAATGAATTCCAACCTTACCTCGCTTGAACAACCCACGTTGCGCCCACAAATCTTTTGCATGAGCCACA aTGCTAATAAAAATACCATTGCCGTGGATGGGCAGAAGAAAGTACCAGATAAAGGACCTGTTATGCTGCTGTATGAACTTTTTAACGATGTTAATTTTGAATGCATGAATATAGACGGTGCTCAAAATAACTGTAGATTTAAAATGACTGTCACTATCAATGACAAAAAATTTGATGGCACAG GCCCATCCAAAAAGCTGGCAAAAAATGCGGCAGCTAAGGCCGCTCTTGCATCATTGTGTAACATCTCCTATAGCCCAATGATGGCACCACAAAAGAATGCACCTTTGCCAATAGATGACAAATCATCTTCAATGGAATTGCCGCAAATACACGCAGATACCATTGGACGGTTGGTACTGGAAAAATTTATGGAGGTTATTAAAGGGCAAGAAGCGTACTCACGCAGAAAGGTTCTAGCTGGAATAGTTATGACAGAGAATATGAATTTTTGCGAAGCCAAG gtTATTTCAGTTTCGACGGGTACAAAATGTGTAAGCGGTGAGCATATGAGCGTAAATGGGGCTGTTCTAAATGACTCGCATGCTGAAATAGTATCCAGGCGTTGCCTTCTAAAGTATTTGTATGCTCAACTTGATCTACAGTGTAATCAGg CAACAGCATATCAGTCGATTTTCGTGAGGAATACAGACGGGCAATACCCCTATAAACTAAAATCCGGGGTACATTTccatttgtatataaatacagCACCATGTGGGGATGCACGGATATTTAGTCCTCACGAAAACGACACTGGTGTTGATAAGCATCCAAATAG AAAAGCACGTGGACAACTTCGTACAAAAATTGAATCGGGTGAAGGCACCATACCAGTTAAGAGCAGCGATGGCATTCAAACATGGGACGGTGTATTACAA GGTCAACGTTTGCTTACAATGTCGTGTTCGGATAAAATCGCACGTTGGAATATTGTGGGTATCCAAGGATCGCTTCTGTCTTCCATTATTGAACCTGTATACCTGCATTCCATCGTATTGGGTAGTCTTCTGCATCCAGAGCATATGTACCGAGCTGTTTGTGGACGTATTGAAAAATCCATACAGGGACTTCCACCACCTTACCACTTAAACAAGCCACGTCTCGCATTAGTAACTTCTGCCGAACCTCGAAATCAAGCTAAAGCACCGAACTTCGGTATTAATTGGACAATTGGTGATACTGAATTAGAGGTGGTTAATTCACTGACTGGCCGAACAATCGGTGGCCAAGTGTCAAGAATTACAAAACAAGCTTTTTTTGAGAAATTTGgctttttaatgaaaaatttgcCAGGTATGCCTACTCGAAAAGTTAACAAAGATTATGGAGAGACAAAGGCAGATGTAAAGGACTACCAG ACAGCGAAGCAAGAGCTCTTTTCTGCGTTTAAACGAGAGGATCTTGGCAGCTGGCTAAAAAAACCAATTGAGCAAGACCAATTTGGGCTTGTCGAATGA
- the LOC132795148 gene encoding double-stranded RNA-specific editase Adar isoform X2 — translation MVPTYCVGGHSRYRPFFHPMSRVKSVYFYHRQQKYINSYSQAKKQCTFNKSHALLPLSQYNTVTVSTEGNMNGYNRKSPQKRRYDMPKYAVPPKKKAGKERVPQPKNTVAMLNELRHGLIYKLESQTGPVHAPLFTISVEVDGQKYMGQGRSKKVARIEAAATALRSFIQFKDGAVLSPLKPAGNLDFTSDEHLENDANKNTIAVDGQKKVPDKGPVMLLYELFNDVNFECMNIDGAQNNCRFKMTVTINDKKFDGTGPSKKLAKNAAAKAALASLCNISYSPMMAPQKNAPLPIDDKSSSMELPQIHADTIGRLVLEKFMEVIKGQEAYSRRKVLAGIVMTENMNFCEAKVISVSTGTKCVSGEHMSVNGAVLNDSHAEIVSRRCLLKYLYAQLDLQCNQATAYQSIFVRNTDGQYPYKLKSGVHFHLYINTAPCGDARIFSPHENDTGVDKHPNRKARGQLRTKIESGEGTIPVKSSDGIQTWDGVLQGQRLLTMSCSDKIARWNIVGIQGSLLSSIIEPVYLHSIVLGSLLHPEHMYRAVCGRIEKSIQGLPPPYHLNKPRLALVTSAEPRNQAKAPNFGINWTIGDTELEVVNSLTGRTIGGQVSRITKQAFFEKFGFLMKNLPGMPTRKVNKDYGETKADVKDYQTAKQELFSAFKREDLGSWLKKPIEQDQFGLVE, via the exons ATGGTGCCCACGTATTGTGTTGGAGGACACTCCAGATATAGACCATTTTTTCATCCTATGAGTCGTGTTAaatctgtatatttttatcatcGACAACAAAAGTACATTAATTCGTACTCTCAAGCTAAGAAACAATGTACTTTTAATAAAAGTCATGCGCTGCTACCACTGTCCCAATATAAT ACTGTGACTGTATCAACGGAGGGAAACATGAACGGGTATAATCGAAAATCGCCCCAAAAACGGCGTTATGATATGCCAAAATATGCCG TGCCACCGAAGAAGAAAGCTGGAAAAGAACGTGTACCACAACCAAAAAATACCGTTGCGATGCTAAATGAATTGCGTCATGGACTGATATACAAATTAGAGTCACAGACTGGTCCGGTGCACGCACCGTTATTTACGATCTCCGTGGAG GTGGATGGACAAAAGTATATGGGCCAAGGGCGAAGTAAAAAGGTGGCTCGTATTGAAGCAGCCGCTACAGCGTTACGAAGCTTCATACAGTTTAAAGACGGAGCAGTCTTGTCGCCCCTGAAGCCTGCAGGCAACTTGGACTTTACGAGTGACGAACATCTTGAAAATG aTGCTAATAAAAATACCATTGCCGTGGATGGGCAGAAGAAAGTACCAGATAAAGGACCTGTTATGCTGCTGTATGAACTTTTTAACGATGTTAATTTTGAATGCATGAATATAGACGGTGCTCAAAATAACTGTAGATTTAAAATGACTGTCACTATCAATGACAAAAAATTTGATGGCACAG GCCCATCCAAAAAGCTGGCAAAAAATGCGGCAGCTAAGGCCGCTCTTGCATCATTGTGTAACATCTCCTATAGCCCAATGATGGCACCACAAAAGAATGCACCTTTGCCAATAGATGACAAATCATCTTCAATGGAATTGCCGCAAATACACGCAGATACCATTGGACGGTTGGTACTGGAAAAATTTATGGAGGTTATTAAAGGGCAAGAAGCGTACTCACGCAGAAAGGTTCTAGCTGGAATAGTTATGACAGAGAATATGAATTTTTGCGAAGCCAAG gtTATTTCAGTTTCGACGGGTACAAAATGTGTAAGCGGTGAGCATATGAGCGTAAATGGGGCTGTTCTAAATGACTCGCATGCTGAAATAGTATCCAGGCGTTGCCTTCTAAAGTATTTGTATGCTCAACTTGATCTACAGTGTAATCAGg CAACAGCATATCAGTCGATTTTCGTGAGGAATACAGACGGGCAATACCCCTATAAACTAAAATCCGGGGTACATTTccatttgtatataaatacagCACCATGTGGGGATGCACGGATATTTAGTCCTCACGAAAACGACACTGGTGTTGATAAGCATCCAAATAG AAAAGCACGTGGACAACTTCGTACAAAAATTGAATCGGGTGAAGGCACCATACCAGTTAAGAGCAGCGATGGCATTCAAACATGGGACGGTGTATTACAA GGTCAACGTTTGCTTACAATGTCGTGTTCGGATAAAATCGCACGTTGGAATATTGTGGGTATCCAAGGATCGCTTCTGTCTTCCATTATTGAACCTGTATACCTGCATTCCATCGTATTGGGTAGTCTTCTGCATCCAGAGCATATGTACCGAGCTGTTTGTGGACGTATTGAAAAATCCATACAGGGACTTCCACCACCTTACCACTTAAACAAGCCACGTCTCGCATTAGTAACTTCTGCCGAACCTCGAAATCAAGCTAAAGCACCGAACTTCGGTATTAATTGGACAATTGGTGATACTGAATTAGAGGTGGTTAATTCACTGACTGGCCGAACAATCGGTGGCCAAGTGTCAAGAATTACAAAACAAGCTTTTTTTGAGAAATTTGgctttttaatgaaaaatttgcCAGGTATGCCTACTCGAAAAGTTAACAAAGATTATGGAGAGACAAAGGCAGATGTAAAGGACTACCAG ACAGCGAAGCAAGAGCTCTTTTCTGCGTTTAAACGAGAGGATCTTGGCAGCTGGCTAAAAAAACCAATTGAGCAAGACCAATTTGGGCTTGTCGAATGA
- the LOC132795148 gene encoding double-stranded RNA-specific editase Adar isoform X8, with amino-acid sequence MVPTYCVGGHSRYRPFFHPMSRVKSVYFYHRQQKYINSYSQAKKQCTFNKSHALLPLSQYNTVTVSTEGNMNGYNRKSPQKRRYDMPKYAVPPKKKAGKERVPQPKNTVAMLNELRHGLIYKLESQTGPVHAPLFTISVEVDGQKYMGQGRSKKVARIEAAATALRSFIQFKDGAVLSPLKPAGNLDFTSDEHLENGIENVSNEQLVELIQTLMLPEMNSNLTSLEQPTLRPQIFCMSHSKC; translated from the exons ATGGTGCCCACGTATTGTGTTGGAGGACACTCCAGATATAGACCATTTTTTCATCCTATGAGTCGTGTTAaatctgtatatttttatcatcGACAACAAAAGTACATTAATTCGTACTCTCAAGCTAAGAAACAATGTACTTTTAATAAAAGTCATGCGCTGCTACCACTGTCCCAATATAAT ACTGTGACTGTATCAACGGAGGGAAACATGAACGGGTATAATCGAAAATCGCCCCAAAAACGGCGTTATGATATGCCAAAATATGCCG TGCCACCGAAGAAGAAAGCTGGAAAAGAACGTGTACCACAACCAAAAAATACCGTTGCGATGCTAAATGAATTGCGTCATGGACTGATATACAAATTAGAGTCACAGACTGGTCCGGTGCACGCACCGTTATTTACGATCTCCGTGGAG GTGGATGGACAAAAGTATATGGGCCAAGGGCGAAGTAAAAAGGTGGCTCGTATTGAAGCAGCCGCTACAGCGTTACGAAGCTTCATACAGTTTAAAGACGGAGCAGTCTTGTCGCCCCTGAAGCCTGCAGGCAACTTGGACTTTACGAGTGACGAACATCTTGAAAATGGTATTGAAAACGTGTCCAATGAACAATTAGTTGAACTGATTCAGACGTTGATGTTGCCTGAAATGAATTCCAACCTTACCTCGCTTGAACAACCCACGTTGCGCCCACAAATCTTTTGCATGAGCCACAGCAA aTGCTAA
- the LOC132795148 gene encoding double-stranded RNA-specific editase Adar isoform X1 encodes MVPTYCVGGHSRYRPFFHPMSRVKSVYFYHRQQKYINSYSQAKKQCTFNKSHALLPLSQYNTVTVSTEGNMNGYNRKSPQKRRYDMPKYAVPPKKKAGKERVPQPKNTVAMLNELRHGLIYKLESQTGPVHAPLFTISVEVDGQKYMGQGRSKKVARIEAAATALRSFIQFKDGAVLSPLKPAGNLDFTSDEHLENGIENVSNEQLVELIQTLMLPEMNSNLTSLEQPTLRPQIFCMSHNANKNTIAVDGQKKVPDKGPVMLLYELFNDVNFECMNIDGAQNNCRFKMTVTINDKKFDGTGPSKKLAKNAAAKAALASLCNISYSPMMAPQKNAPLPIDDKSSSMELPQIHADTIGRLVLEKFMEVIKGQEAYSRRKVLAGIVMTENMNFCEAKVISVSTGTKCVSGEHMSVNGAVLNDSHAEIVSRRCLLKYLYAQLDLQCNQATAYQSIFVRNTDGQYPYKLKSGVHFHLYINTAPCGDARIFSPHENDTGVDKHPNRKARGQLRTKIESGEGTIPVKSSDGIQTWDGVLQGQRLLTMSCSDKIARWNIVGIQGSLLSSIIEPVYLHSIVLGSLLHPEHMYRAVCGRIEKSIQGLPPPYHLNKPRLALVTSAEPRNQAKAPNFGINWTIGDTELEVVNSLTGRTIGGQVSRITKQAFFEKFGFLMKNLPGMPTRKVNKDYGETKADVKDYQTAKQELFSAFKREDLGSWLKKPIEQDQFGLVE; translated from the exons ATGGTGCCCACGTATTGTGTTGGAGGACACTCCAGATATAGACCATTTTTTCATCCTATGAGTCGTGTTAaatctgtatatttttatcatcGACAACAAAAGTACATTAATTCGTACTCTCAAGCTAAGAAACAATGTACTTTTAATAAAAGTCATGCGCTGCTACCACTGTCCCAATATAAT ACTGTGACTGTATCAACGGAGGGAAACATGAACGGGTATAATCGAAAATCGCCCCAAAAACGGCGTTATGATATGCCAAAATATGCCG TGCCACCGAAGAAGAAAGCTGGAAAAGAACGTGTACCACAACCAAAAAATACCGTTGCGATGCTAAATGAATTGCGTCATGGACTGATATACAAATTAGAGTCACAGACTGGTCCGGTGCACGCACCGTTATTTACGATCTCCGTGGAG GTGGATGGACAAAAGTATATGGGCCAAGGGCGAAGTAAAAAGGTGGCTCGTATTGAAGCAGCCGCTACAGCGTTACGAAGCTTCATACAGTTTAAAGACGGAGCAGTCTTGTCGCCCCTGAAGCCTGCAGGCAACTTGGACTTTACGAGTGACGAACATCTTGAAAATGGTATTGAAAACGTGTCCAATGAACAATTAGTTGAACTGATTCAGACGTTGATGTTGCCTGAAATGAATTCCAACCTTACCTCGCTTGAACAACCCACGTTGCGCCCACAAATCTTTTGCATGAGCCACA aTGCTAATAAAAATACCATTGCCGTGGATGGGCAGAAGAAAGTACCAGATAAAGGACCTGTTATGCTGCTGTATGAACTTTTTAACGATGTTAATTTTGAATGCATGAATATAGACGGTGCTCAAAATAACTGTAGATTTAAAATGACTGTCACTATCAATGACAAAAAATTTGATGGCACAG GCCCATCCAAAAAGCTGGCAAAAAATGCGGCAGCTAAGGCCGCTCTTGCATCATTGTGTAACATCTCCTATAGCCCAATGATGGCACCACAAAAGAATGCACCTTTGCCAATAGATGACAAATCATCTTCAATGGAATTGCCGCAAATACACGCAGATACCATTGGACGGTTGGTACTGGAAAAATTTATGGAGGTTATTAAAGGGCAAGAAGCGTACTCACGCAGAAAGGTTCTAGCTGGAATAGTTATGACAGAGAATATGAATTTTTGCGAAGCCAAG gtTATTTCAGTTTCGACGGGTACAAAATGTGTAAGCGGTGAGCATATGAGCGTAAATGGGGCTGTTCTAAATGACTCGCATGCTGAAATAGTATCCAGGCGTTGCCTTCTAAAGTATTTGTATGCTCAACTTGATCTACAGTGTAATCAGg CAACAGCATATCAGTCGATTTTCGTGAGGAATACAGACGGGCAATACCCCTATAAACTAAAATCCGGGGTACATTTccatttgtatataaatacagCACCATGTGGGGATGCACGGATATTTAGTCCTCACGAAAACGACACTGGTGTTGATAAGCATCCAAATAG AAAAGCACGTGGACAACTTCGTACAAAAATTGAATCGGGTGAAGGCACCATACCAGTTAAGAGCAGCGATGGCATTCAAACATGGGACGGTGTATTACAA GGTCAACGTTTGCTTACAATGTCGTGTTCGGATAAAATCGCACGTTGGAATATTGTGGGTATCCAAGGATCGCTTCTGTCTTCCATTATTGAACCTGTATACCTGCATTCCATCGTATTGGGTAGTCTTCTGCATCCAGAGCATATGTACCGAGCTGTTTGTGGACGTATTGAAAAATCCATACAGGGACTTCCACCACCTTACCACTTAAACAAGCCACGTCTCGCATTAGTAACTTCTGCCGAACCTCGAAATCAAGCTAAAGCACCGAACTTCGGTATTAATTGGACAATTGGTGATACTGAATTAGAGGTGGTTAATTCACTGACTGGCCGAACAATCGGTGGCCAAGTGTCAAGAATTACAAAACAAGCTTTTTTTGAGAAATTTGgctttttaatgaaaaatttgcCAGGTATGCCTACTCGAAAAGTTAACAAAGATTATGGAGAGACAAAGGCAGATGTAAAGGACTACCAG ACAGCGAAGCAAGAGCTCTTTTCTGCGTTTAAACGAGAGGATCTTGGCAGCTGGCTAAAAAAACCAATTGAGCAAGACCAATTTGGGCTTGTCGAATGA
- the LOC132795148 gene encoding double-stranded RNA-specific editase Adar isoform X7, producing the protein MVPTYCVGGHSRYRPFFHPMSRVKSVYFYHRQQKYINSYSQAKKQCTFNKSHALLPLSQYNTVTVSTEGNMNGYNRKSPQKRRYDMPKYAVPPKKKAGKERVPQPKNTVAMLNELRHGLIYKLESQTGPVHAPLFTISVEVDGQKYMGQGRSKKVARIEAAATALRSFIQFKDGAVLSPLKPAGNLDFTSDEHLENGIENVSNEQLVELIQTLMLPEMNSNLTSLEQPTLRPQIFCMSHSNSKFILCRFVSKTQP; encoded by the exons ATGGTGCCCACGTATTGTGTTGGAGGACACTCCAGATATAGACCATTTTTTCATCCTATGAGTCGTGTTAaatctgtatatttttatcatcGACAACAAAAGTACATTAATTCGTACTCTCAAGCTAAGAAACAATGTACTTTTAATAAAAGTCATGCGCTGCTACCACTGTCCCAATATAAT ACTGTGACTGTATCAACGGAGGGAAACATGAACGGGTATAATCGAAAATCGCCCCAAAAACGGCGTTATGATATGCCAAAATATGCCG TGCCACCGAAGAAGAAAGCTGGAAAAGAACGTGTACCACAACCAAAAAATACCGTTGCGATGCTAAATGAATTGCGTCATGGACTGATATACAAATTAGAGTCACAGACTGGTCCGGTGCACGCACCGTTATTTACGATCTCCGTGGAG GTGGATGGACAAAAGTATATGGGCCAAGGGCGAAGTAAAAAGGTGGCTCGTATTGAAGCAGCCGCTACAGCGTTACGAAGCTTCATACAGTTTAAAGACGGAGCAGTCTTGTCGCCCCTGAAGCCTGCAGGCAACTTGGACTTTACGAGTGACGAACATCTTGAAAATGGTATTGAAAACGTGTCCAATGAACAATTAGTTGAACTGATTCAGACGTTGATGTTGCCTGAAATGAATTCCAACCTTACCTCGCTTGAACAACCCACGTTGCGCCCACAAATCTTTTGCATGAGCCACAGCAA ttcAAAATTTATCTTGTGTCGATTTGTATCTAAGACTCAGCCATAG
- the LOC132795148 gene encoding double-stranded RNA-specific editase Adar isoform X6 produces MVPTYCVGGHSRYRPFFHPMSRVKSVYFYHRQQKYINSYSQAKKQCTFNKSHALLPLSQYNTVTVSTEGNMNGYNRKSPQKRRYDMPKYAVPPKKKAGKERVPQPKNTVAMLNELRHGLIYKLESQTGPVHAPLFTISVEVDGQKYMGQGRSKKVARIEAAATALRSFIQFKDGAVLSPLKPAGNLDFTSDEHLENGIENVSNEQLVELIQTLMLPEMNSNLTSLEQPTLRPQIFCMSHIQNLSCVDLYLRLSHSGHYYIHMFMCSVMYFI; encoded by the exons ATGGTGCCCACGTATTGTGTTGGAGGACACTCCAGATATAGACCATTTTTTCATCCTATGAGTCGTGTTAaatctgtatatttttatcatcGACAACAAAAGTACATTAATTCGTACTCTCAAGCTAAGAAACAATGTACTTTTAATAAAAGTCATGCGCTGCTACCACTGTCCCAATATAAT ACTGTGACTGTATCAACGGAGGGAAACATGAACGGGTATAATCGAAAATCGCCCCAAAAACGGCGTTATGATATGCCAAAATATGCCG TGCCACCGAAGAAGAAAGCTGGAAAAGAACGTGTACCACAACCAAAAAATACCGTTGCGATGCTAAATGAATTGCGTCATGGACTGATATACAAATTAGAGTCACAGACTGGTCCGGTGCACGCACCGTTATTTACGATCTCCGTGGAG GTGGATGGACAAAAGTATATGGGCCAAGGGCGAAGTAAAAAGGTGGCTCGTATTGAAGCAGCCGCTACAGCGTTACGAAGCTTCATACAGTTTAAAGACGGAGCAGTCTTGTCGCCCCTGAAGCCTGCAGGCAACTTGGACTTTACGAGTGACGAACATCTTGAAAATGGTATTGAAAACGTGTCCAATGAACAATTAGTTGAACTGATTCAGACGTTGATGTTGCCTGAAATGAATTCCAACCTTACCTCGCTTGAACAACCCACGTTGCGCCCACAAATCTTTTGCATGAGCCACA ttcAAAATTTATCTTGTGTCGATTTGTATCTAAGACTCAGCCATAGTGGCCACtattatattcatatgttTATGTGCTCagttatgtattttatttaa